The following are encoded together in the Oryzias melastigma strain HK-1 linkage group LG17, ASM292280v2, whole genome shotgun sequence genome:
- the LOC112151771 gene encoding E3 ubiquitin-protein ligase RNF31, with protein MSSLSEQLQDVRCQAEVCLYSGGRVVDVRSGVIAMANLPLPPCSKYQHIAAENMVRENSFGTNRKETLASLQRFSTALNILEKYGCNLTNPNRPKYWRTVKHNNPVFKATVDAIQGGRAVLCLYGYTNQQPDGLSFPSDVTDPDVGKVAAVTLEVMSLRMELEMLIKETHPHPEFYERIIPTLRHKDVGLNTDAVLYNSPRTSSHPASQTKSLAFPLQHCSSKKSNQPQSLSFKHQSLKTLEIFSSTSSKHPENCSICGIFRISAHCLTCLQGLCSECDRVHHSSPERAGHRRTVISSWSTSKARSSQSSSTWCCTHCSKVNSDRCVLCEDCEHPRLEPNKDESQSATLNEWQCKSCTVMNAGSSVLCEVCERPRLATRPLVTPSHPPVTPPRPPAPVLGMPGDPDSQWVCQFCTYLNYSPATMCEMCDLTRPEPPPLPVKLRPPSPVRRVPALPIKPKKPASEDADSWRQKRMKEEGEKLIHLIREGEKRGLSPEEVYTSMKVSEESCNLSSKWLKTELPLLLDQIRMLVATSSSQSEQTCMEDAPCETLLGGKLPTTVIQLSRAEAKQAWLTAGGDTEKAAKQALRDRLAKVEELHVLGFRDDARCHEVLRQSGGEIRGALALLQRPLLEAFHMRIWSDKPDPPVDIHHPDKQRVCRRLLAVYDLPSWGRCELALSLLLEHSAPYSLEDVVQAVRESHDREFIRRVLAKECPICLSVFPHSKMQSLTSCQCSVCCDCFQQHFTIAVRDKHIRDMVCPVCWEPDINDPEHLNSYFSTLDIQLRECLEPEVYELFHKKLTEQALIKDPKFLWCCHCSYGFIYDGDQLKVTCFQCRNSFCAQCKKPWEPQHEGLSCEQYQTWKRENDPEYQRQGLAGYLRDNGITCPNCRFQYALSKGGCMHFCCSQCRYQFCSGCNNPFHTTCAVDGCSVSGLHAHHPRDCLFYLRDWEPSRLQALLQNNGVDFNTEPPPGTQTGLCGVIEQKDEGGQQSDAACGAQTQSGHAALCEKHYREYLVSLINSHSIDPAPLYSSNELLLACKRYKVEDARKEGEDSFTFYSRLLQKLMDEVPLGDKVPRKK; from the exons atGTCATCACtgtcagagcagctgcaggatgTGCGGTGTCAGGCTGAAGTCTGTCTGTATTCGGGCGGTAGAGTGGTGGACGTGCGGTCTGGTGTGATTGCAATGGCAAACCTGCCCTTACCGCCGTGCTCCAAATATCAGCACATCGCTGCAGAAAACATGGTCAGGGAGAACAGCTTTGGCACCAACAGGAAGGAG ACGCTGGCATCTCTTCAGAGGTTCTCTACGGCACTCAACATTCTAGAAAAGTATGGCTGTAATTTGACGAACCCCAACAGACCAAAGTACTGGAGGACAGTCAAACACAACAACCCTGTGTTTAAGGCCACTGTTGATGCTATTCAG GGAGGCCGAGCAGTGCTGTGTCTCTATGGTTACACCAATCAGCAGCCAGACGGGCTCAGCTTCCCCAGTGACGTCACAGATCCCGATGTGGGTAAGGTTGCTGCAGTAACACTGGAAGTCATGAGCCTCAGGATGGAACTGGAGATGCTCATCAAG gAGACTCATCCCCACCCTGAGTTCTATGAGAGAATAATTCCCACACTGAGACACAAG GACGTGGGTCTTAACACCGATGCCGTGCTCTACAATTCCCCAAGAACATCATCCCACCCAGCCAGCCAGACCAAGTCGCTGGCGTTTCCCCTCCAGCATTGCTCCTCCAAGAAGAGCAACCAGCCACAGTCTCTGTCCTTCAAGCACCAGAGTCTCAAAACTTTGGAGATCTTTTCCTCCACCTCCAGCAAACATCCTG AGAACTGCAGTATCTGTGGAATCTTCCGGATCTCGGCCCACTGCCTGACCTGCCTGCAGGGCCTTTGCTCTGAATGTGACCGGGTCCATCACTCTTCCCCTGAGAGGGCTGGCCACCGCCGAACCGTCATCTCATCGTGGTCTACTTCCAAAGCGAGGAGCAGTCAGAG TTCTTCTACCTGGTGCTGCACTCATTGCTCCAAGGTGAACTCGGATCGTTGTGTGCTGTGTGAGGACTGTGAACACCCTCGCCTGGAACCCAACAAAGATGAGAGTCAGTCTGCAACTCTCAACG AGTGGCAGTGTAAGAGCTGCACGGTGATGAATGCAGGCAGCAGCGTGCTGTGTGAGGTGTGTGAAAGACCTCGTCTGGCCACACGCCCTCTGGTAACGCCGTCACATCCACCTGTCACCCCTCCCAGACCTCCAGCACCTGTTCTGGGCATGCCCGGTGACCCTGACAGCCAG TGGGTGTGCCAGTTCTGCACATATCTCAACTACTCTCCTGCCACAATGTGTGAGATGTGTGACCTCACTCGTCCAGAGCCCCCGCCCCTACCcgtgaagctccgccccccctCGCCTGTCAGACGAGTTCCCGCCCTGCCAATCAAACCCAAAAAGCCCGCCTCAGAAGATGCTGATTCTTGGAGGCAAAAAAGGATGAAGGAGGAGGGCGAGAAGCTGATACACCTGATTAGG GAAGGAGAAAAGAGAGGCCTGAGTCCAGAAGAGGTGTACACAAGCATGAAGGTCTCTGAGGAAAGCTGCAACCTGTCCAGTAAATGGCTGAAGACGGAGCTCCCCCTGCTTTTGGATCAGATCCGGATGCTGGTAGCAACTTCATCCTCACAGTCTGAGCAGACCTGCATGGAGGATGCT ccGTGTGAAACTCTTCTTGGGGGGAAACTTCCCACCACCGTCATCCAGCTGTCTAGAGCTGAAGCCAAGCAGGCCTGGCTGACAGCAGGGGGCGACACTGAGAAAGCTGCTAAACAAGCTCTCAGAGACAGACTGGCTAAG GTGGAAGAGCTACACGTGCTTGGCTTCAGGGATGACGCTCGTTGCCATGAGGTGCTGAGGCAGAGCGGTGGAGAGATCCGGGGGGCTCTGGCGCTGCTGCAGAGGCCCCTGCTGGAGGCCTTTCACATGCGCATCTGGAGTGACAAGCCTGACCCTCCTGTGGACATACACCACCCTGACAAGCAG CGAGTTTGTCGCAGGCTGCTGGCAGTTTATGACCTTCCCAGCTGGGGTCGCTGTGAGCTGGCTCTGTCCCTGCTCCTGGAGCACAGCGCCCCCTATTCCCTGGAAGACGTGGTGCAGGCTGTGCGGGAGTCCCATGACAGGGAGTTCATCAGGAGGGTCCTGGCCAAAGAGTGCCCCATCTGCCTGTCCGTCTTCCCCCACAGTAAG ATGCAGTCTCTGACATCCTGCCAGTGCTCCGTGTGCTGCGACTGTTTCCAGCAGCACTTCACCATCGCTGTGAGGGACAAACACATCAGAGACATGGTGTGTCCGGTCTGCTGGGAGCCTGACATCAACGACCCCGAACACCTCAACAGCTACTTCTCCACTCTGGACATCCAG CTTCGAGAGTGTCTGGAGCCGGAAGTGTACGAGCTGTTCCACAAGAAGCTGACTGAGCAGGCTCTGATCAAAGACCCCAAGTTCCTGTGGTGCTGTCAT TGCTCCTATGGTTTCATCTACGATGGAGATCAGCTGAAAGTCACCTGCTTCCAGTGTCGCAACAGTTTCTGTGCTCAGTGCAAGAAGCCG TGGGAGCCTCAGCATGAAGGACTGTCCTGTGAGCAGTACCAGACATGGAAGAGGGAAAATGATCCAGAATACCAGCGGCAGGGCCTGGCGGGATACCTGCGAGACAATGGCATCA CCTGTCCAAACTGTCGTTTTCAGTACGCACTGTCTAAAGGAGGCTGTATGCATTTCTGTTGCTCCCAGTGCCGCTACCAGTTCTGCAGCGGATGTAACAACCCCTTCCACACG ACTTGTGCGGTGGATGGCTGCAGTGTGTCCGGCCTCCATGCTCACCATCCCAGAGACTGCCTCTTCTACTTGAGAGACTGGGAGCCTTCCAGACTGCAGGCTTTACTGCAG AATAATGGAGTGGACTTCAACACCGAACCTCCTCCAGGGACACAGACAG GTCTTTGTGGAGTCATAGAGCAGAAGGATGAGGGCGGACAGCAGTCAGACGCTGCCTGTGGAGCTCAGACTCAAAGCGGACATGCTGCCCTCTGCGA GAAACATTACCGGGAGTACCTGGTGAGCCTGATCAACAGCCACTCCATCGACCCCGCCCCTCTGTACAGCTCCAATGAGCTCCTGCTGGCTTGCAAGAGGTACAAGGTGGAGGATGCTCGTAAGGAAGGAGAAGACTCATTTACCTTCTACAGTCGTCTGCTGCAG aaactgATGGATGAAGTCCCGCTGGGTGACAAGGTTCCCCGCAAGAAATAA